Within the Epinephelus lanceolatus isolate andai-2023 chromosome 22, ASM4190304v1, whole genome shotgun sequence genome, the region ATATGCTTCCGAAAACATGTTACAGGATAATTACGGTTATTTACACCTTGAGTAAGTAGCCAACAGTATATCCACATTATCtaaaacactttatttggagGTCAAATGAAGGTGAGTGAGCACTAATAATTCACTGCATTGAAATACTGTGTACACAACTACAGTAAGTACAGCAGGTCAAAGTTGAAGCAGGAGTGTctctgtaacctgtgacagatTTTTACCGATGTTTACCATCCTCTTTTAGTCTAAATAAATGTGACTGATCAGGGGGTTTGTCTCCAGCCTGTCTGGTCATCTGCTGTGCTTCTTGCCCCATTGGACTTGAGCACAGTGAGTCAATTAGTGCAAAATCATTACTGAGAGAAATGATGGACAATACTACAAACCCATGTTGTATAAACAGGAATGATCCTTTAAAGcagtgtttttcaaataaaAGAGTATAGGTACCCTTAGGGGTACTCTGGAGTTCTGCAAGGGGTAGGtaagatttttttaatatgttaatTTCAAAAGTATCAGTCATGCTTAATTCCTAAAACAATTATACCATAATAAAGTTCAATTTAAAAGGGTAAAAGTTTGATACTTTATATTCAATATTCCTGTTTTCAATGCAATCTTTGCACTGGTCAGGGAGTACTGAGCTgtacaaatatttcaaaaaggGAGCATTATTAAAAAAGTTTAAGAGCCACTGCTTTAAAGAACATACAAATTATAGTAAATGGGCTAAAACATGCTAAACTACTGATAGTCCTTTCATGAGCCTCTGCACTGATGCCATCCAGTACAATGTCACCTCTTAACATGCTCCATGTGGTGCCTGATGGCTTTTTAACTGAACAATCTAAGCCCAAGGTTACTAGCAGAGCAGTCTCCATCAGTGGATGGAGGTTGCTCTGTTGTCATGGATGTTTCTGTACTCGTTTTTAGGTCAAGAATAAACTTGCTAATTTTCTACTACAACAAACAAGAAGTTTTAAAGTCCTCAGAAAATGAAAGAATTTGAACTACTACAGTTTGACAAAAATTTAGCAAATTCCACTTGGTGATGAGGAGTCAGTTGCTGCGTCCTAAATCACATGCTATGCTCTACATGTTTGTATACTACACCATGTGTTGTATACAACATTGACCATCATTGTTCATACTTTTGTGTACATAAACAGTAGTATATTTTCGGATGCACTGAGGTGTAATTACCATGCCACTCCCTAAGAGCCTTCCTGTCAGTTGGAGACAagtgtaaccatggtaacctgTGTACACCTCAGCTCTATTGCCATTTGCAAGTCTGATGAACTTCCTGAGCTTTTGGTTTTTCATCACATCTGTAGGGACAACATTACTTGTGCTGTTAGCAAATGCAAGCAACAGGCAAACAGACATCTGCATAGCCAGATGATGCGTACATTAGCACGCTAACATCAGAATGCTATAATGTAGgggtttaaaaaaaggtttgatattatgttttgtgataatgtatcatttttttaaaaacactactgatttttaattgtttacattttttttttcttaatttgtttaCCTGAAGGACCCTGACAGCACTCTTATTCTTTTTTGACAGATAGAGGCTAATGTTAATTCCTTTTCTCAGATTGCCTTAAATGTAGTGCTATGATGTTGGATGTTAAGGGACTGTGATAACTACAAATATACATGCCTCTGTTGTAGTTGGATAtagttgtgtgttgtttttactCTAAAAGTTTTCctaaaattagattttaaaactAGAATTTAGCCTTGGGGTTGTATGCCCACAAGGCAGTGATGCTGCCGTAatttttgtgaaattttgtcataatcagcATATGCATTCTTATTTAAtggcaaaaaacatgttttttatgaggtcacagtgaccttgaccttggaccaccaaattctaatcagttcattcttgggTCCAAGTGCTAAATTGTGGAAGTTCGCTCGAGGACATCTTGAAATATTGTGTTTATGAGAATAACACGGAcataaggttacagtgaccttgacctttgactaccaaattttaatcagttcCTTCATCATCTCTAAAGCCAAGCAGACTTTAAAATATCGCATACACAAGAATGACacaggtcacagtaaccttgaccaaaatcaaaccagttTATCGTTTAGTCCAAATAGACATTTAAGTCATATGTGAAGAAATTTCCTGAAGGCATTCTTGAGAAAACCTAACTTAATCTAATCCAACCTAGTTTAGGTTGAtggatgactctaaattggctgtgggtgtgaatgtgagcgtgaatggttatCTGTCCCTATGTatcagctctgtgatagtctggccacctgtccagggtgtaccctgcctctcacccaatgtcggctggaataggctccagcccccctgcgacccctaacaagataagtggttatggaaaatgaattaataaatgaattcttgagatatcgtgttcacgagAATAGGACGGACGGACTTACaaacaacccgaaaacataatgagGCATAAAAATAGCAATATATTCAATCGTAACTTCTGTATCATAATACATATTGGATTCCTGCCGATACAAAGCCCCACTACAAGCAGATGTTTAGCAAGTACAGCTAATGTTAATGCACGTAACGAATTTTATGGCACATCATCCAAACagtttgagatatttcagtctggattcaAGGGGTGGATTGAACGATCAACATCCATGAAGCCACGCCACACGCCAAAGCCCAAACCATAACAAAGCTCAATTATCAAGTAATATGTCTTTCATTTGTAGTGGTATCCCTACCACAATACTTCATATGGTGTTTCCTAAATTGCACATCAGGCACCGGTCTCATGACCAAAGTTATAGGTTAGAggtatttattatttgttaCAGAGCTGCCTTGGTGGCTGTCTGCTGTTATGTATGTTGATATCAATATCGCATTGTACTGTGGGATACTTATGCCGGCTTAGTTTCCAGTGTTTAGATACTGCAATGTTTCACTGGAAATagtatgcaattcacatacTACTGGTTTCATACTAAGGTTTCAGACATactaaaaaaaacctcacataCATACTAAACAGCATGTTAATATGGAATTTCAGATGCAGTCTATGTGATGCAATCGATGTAGACGATgagtttacattttatcaaacTACTGTTTCcgaggtcaagaatgaacttaaACTCAATGATGCAGCTTTTCTTGATGCCTGATGCAGATGTGAAATGTCATGAATGTGACATAACACGAAAGCTTGGGCAGCATCTCAGGATACCAGCCCCGTTCTCCACATGACCAGCACCTCCCTCAGTgtcaacagacacacactttaGAGTCAGCACCATGTCCTGTCTTTGACATACACTTGAAATTTCTAGGTATTAGAAAGCGTAGCAGCCGGGCAGGTTACTGTGCGGGGGTGCAGCGGTGGCTCTTGTAAGTTCCCAGGTGGCGGAAGCTGCGCCCACACTGCTGGCAGCAGTAGGGCGTGGCCCCACTGTGGATCCTCTGGTGGGTGTACAGGTTCCCCAGCTCTTTAAAGCGCCTGCCGCATTGTGGACAGGCATACGGGCTTTCGCCAGTGTGCACCCGCTGGTGTCTCTTGAGTCCTGATAGCACTGAGAAACCTTTACCACACTGAGGGCAGGGGAAGGGGCTCTGGGCCCCGCTGTGCACCAGCCTGTGGCTTTTTAAACGGGCCGCGTGGCGGAACCTCTCCCCGCACTCTGGACACATGAAGGGCTTCTCTCCAGTGTGGATACGCTGGTGCTGTCGCAGATTGCCAAGGTAGTTAAAATGGCGGCCACAGTCCCCGCACTCGTACCCCCCCTCGATTTTAATCTCCTTTTTCACATGCCCCCCTCCCCGCCCCGAACCAGCCCCTACTCCTGTGCCATCTTCGTTCTGCACCCCTCCGCCCCTCCTGGAGTCACTGCTGCCATCACCCATGGCAGGTGCAGTTGAGCAGGTGGACTGCAGAGCCTGGAGAGCCTGGGCACCAGCAGAGTCTGAGTGTATCAGTTTGACATGTTCCTCTAGGAACACAGAGTCAGGGCAGAAGGTTCCACACAGAGAGCAGATGTAGGTGTGGCCGGGAAACTGCTGGCCTGaaaccacaaacacacttcatttcatTAATGCCTAAATGATAGCAAACTGTCCAACCGGTATCAGACAACTGTTGGCCAGTCCACCATGCTTTATTCAACATACACTGTCAGCCATCTTGCTTTCATCAGGGCCGTGTCTGAGGTTGTTTTTGGTACTTGTATATACAGTTAATCAGTCAGTCATGTGACTTAAAGGTCACAATAGATACAAATTAAagaaatcatcatcatctgctGCTGAATGAATGCTGTGTAATAAAAAAGAacataattttatattttaagtaatttttgTCATCAGAACTGTCTTCTGTAAAATTACAGAATTTCTTTCCAAAGACAAAGTTAGATTTTTAAAGACAGAACTGCTGACACTTATTCACAAATTATGCTTGTTCTAGTTTTCTAAAGTTGTTATTTCATATTCATTAAATTATAAGATGAGATAGAACTGAATCCctgaaaaaaaatgcttgtGCCAAAGAAGTACAGTAAACtaggtaaataaataaaccgtATACATAATATTAAGTTGAAAAGTATTTCAAGGTTACTATTAGAGATGTTAACCAGTAATCACTTAACGGTCAAGAATATTTAcctggtgcacagtgcagagcggcCAAGGCTAACCTTATCTAACCAATGGGGACCAAAGGGTGGacagtgggcactatgttttCCGAATGTTTACACAGCTAGCTGGCTGTCGTttagcaaagccaacagaaaacaaaataaaaggcaaaacatttacatcacaaaacattgaAATTTCAGCACCTCTAAGTGGATAGCGCTTTTAAATGCGGTACTAAAGCTCACTAAGTCAATAGAGTGCTGGCCTAACAGGAATGACCTCTTGTATTTCACaccattttgcctttttttctgaaaagattAACCAGTGAGTGGGTGCTTCATGGGTGTTgggctatcaaaagcaaaataatCTGAAACTGACGACACCCTTAGTTACTATCCATGCTGATGCTGAACATGATTTGtggaacaaacaaaaatcaataaaacaaccaatcagaaccaCAGAACATACAATAGTCCTGCGCTCTCATTCTACAGTCTTGCTAATCTAAATTGAAACTGGGAAAAAATATATGCATGTAGAATAAAGGGAGGTGCAAGTTGAAAATGATGGCACAATACATGAATAAAAGTGCAGGGTAATGGTTACTGTGTTGTAAAAAAGGATATAGTTTTCAGCATATCCAAACAGTGTTGATATTAATATTAGGGTGAGCCTTAGTGCAGCTTTGAAGCTTACAGCTGATACATGACACTGGCTTCATGACCTGTTGTGACCATCACTGAACCTGTTCCAGCTTACACCAACATTTATCAATTTATCTTTAAAGTTTATTGCACAGTCTGTCCTGTGTTTGTAATTCTCCCAATCATTCCTTTTCCTTCTCCCCAGTCTTACCCACCTGCCACAGGCCTGTCTGTGCTGCCCTCCAGTggactccctccctcccctggAGAGCTCTGGGGCTCCATGGAGAACTCAGAGGGCTGGACGTGTGAGAGCGGGGCCTGGGCCTGCTCCAgtccacctccctccctcctcgacaactcatcctcatcatcatcctctgtcTCACCGGTCAGGTTGCTCTCACAATCGGGATCCTTCatgactgggaaaaaaaaagacaaactgacCAACACCATCATAAAATCTATGTATCTATGTAcctgctgtactcaaagattcCTCAACTTTATTCTTCCGTTCTTTGTAGAGCTTGGGTACAGCTGTGTCGGTTAAAAAATGTCGGGGCAGAGTAACATACCTGGGTTCCTGTgttttagcatgtaacaaaagactttgttttcaacaacactgtatggacgcagatctttgcacatgaagtaggtgatggactgtgttgttttctgagctctctcagagttggatggtagtttttttaagctaagtgtgtccagtgttgatTGATTTTTCTGCAAAGCGGGCTTAGCATTAGCAGCTAAACGCTATGTCTGGATGAAGCGTGACGTGAGCCCCCATgtacatttgtattttattgtcatATATCACTACTTGAAAATCGcatgtgtcatatccaagtcctcctttccttcAGTGTTAAAAACCCCAAAATAAGTCCAGAAGTTTGATCTAAACATTGACAgtgcatttctgatttctttctccgGTCCCTCtatctattcttttttttaatttcctgccaaatgccactaacatcagcaccatctagtggactgaaaaagcaattaattttattattctagtaccaaaagttgtatttacaaaaaaataataatgtatataatAGAAGTTCGATACTTGGCATCTGTGTATCAATACAATATTG harbors:
- the znf16l gene encoding zinc finger protein 16-like isoform X2; translated protein: MSRKRNHSFAETSLSPELHGAFMEPPGSANRADGDFLELEPDEELLCSVSDITEHLGRNITVVLETALSEIRKMVSIRIRVLKMELREKSEEIEVLKARLETVQRDGRDPFPGVPTMEPSADAGFKKHDFSSGNKHNSIDPRRAKAVMPGVKKENIDAICDYLMKDKNSRGCAEMDGDQSSQASGDREARQDPDPQSLNLWSDSGMAGSGPGHGDSESTTDDLFSMLPSGSKRMYDYEWIAPMEYSSDLKVMKDPDCESNLTGETEDDDEDELSRREGGGLEQAQAPLSHVQPSEFSMEPQSSPGEGGSPLEGSTDRPVAGQQFPGHTYICSLCGTFCPDSVFLEEHVKLIHSDSAGAQALQALQSTCSTAPAMGDGSSDSRRGGGVQNEDGTGVGAGSGRGGGHVKKEIKIEGGYECGDCGRHFNYLGNLRQHQRIHTGEKPFMCPECGERFRHAARLKSHRLVHSGAQSPFPCPQCGKGFSVLSGLKRHQRVHTGESPYACPQCGRRFKELGNLYTHQRIHSGATPYCCQQCGRSFRHLGTYKSHRCTPAQ
- the znf16l gene encoding zinc finger protein 16-like isoform X1; amino-acid sequence: MSRKRNHSFAETSLSPELHGAFMEPPGSANRADGDFLELEPDEELLCSVSDITEHLGRNITVVLETALSEIRKMVSIRIRVLKMELREKSEEIEVLKARLETVQRDGRDPFPGVPTMEPSADAGFKKHDFSSGNKHNSIDPRRAKAVMPGVKKENIDAICDYLMKDKNSRGCAEMDGDQSSQASGDREARQDPDPQSLNLWSDSGMAGSGPGHGDSESTTDDLFSMLPSGSKRMYDYEWIAPMEYSSDLKGNHTVMKDPDCESNLTGETEDDDEDELSRREGGGLEQAQAPLSHVQPSEFSMEPQSSPGEGGSPLEGSTDRPVAGQQFPGHTYICSLCGTFCPDSVFLEEHVKLIHSDSAGAQALQALQSTCSTAPAMGDGSSDSRRGGGVQNEDGTGVGAGSGRGGGHVKKEIKIEGGYECGDCGRHFNYLGNLRQHQRIHTGEKPFMCPECGERFRHAARLKSHRLVHSGAQSPFPCPQCGKGFSVLSGLKRHQRVHTGESPYACPQCGRRFKELGNLYTHQRIHSGATPYCCQQCGRSFRHLGTYKSHRCTPAQ